The Nitrospirota bacterium genome contains a region encoding:
- a CDS encoding V-type ATPase 116kDa subunit family protein, whose amino-acid sequence MIVRMSKVEIVGAKDLLQETLGLLRELGIFQIEPAAVGFIEEGREEDIRSFMPDEKSMFERLFLENLRQKIDELFSFLPKKQVRESYIEPRSIIDTIAKTIERHIAAAKELSERRDVLKQERAELDRYAVFLSALASLVESTKETPDLDFIGLTIREPEMVDHLREAISRITDWKFEFMTETAADGTLVGLITVEKDLSERVKKALSDEHVPELIFPASFSTLTFSEKVVFVRNRIAEAAAGIEYIDTELTRLATRWMPIYTSVRNWIDDRLSLLTTTTATFETRMCFFINGWMPTSDLARLRKRIADTYDSKVVVDEKEMREEDLERVPIILKNPAYFKPFEIFTSILPLPAYTSYDPTPFIGIFFPIFFGMILGDAGYGLVLGILAFFLMKKFRKPGMVRDGSKILMVASLYSLFFGVLFGEFFGDLPERLFHLKPLCVERREAVIPMIYFALSVGVAHILLGLVLGAVTGFKHGEKKEATYKVLSVVIILGMIAVLATFFGVLPALLTRPIVIAILFLTPILFFTGGLLAPLELLKSIGNIISYVRIMAIGLTSVLLAFVANRLGGETGDIVTGLLVAGLIHLLNIVLGVFSPTIHSLRLHYVEFFSKFIEPGGRRFEPLKKT is encoded by the coding sequence ATGATAGTAAGGATGTCAAAGGTCGAGATCGTGGGGGCCAAGGATCTCCTCCAGGAGACGCTGGGCCTGTTGCGTGAACTCGGCATATTCCAGATCGAGCCTGCCGCCGTGGGGTTCATTGAGGAAGGGCGGGAAGAAGATATCCGTTCCTTCATGCCCGACGAGAAAAGCATGTTCGAGCGTCTTTTCCTCGAGAACCTTCGCCAGAAGATAGACGAGCTCTTTTCCTTCCTTCCGAAAAAACAGGTCCGGGAAAGCTATATTGAGCCCCGGTCGATCATCGACACCATTGCCAAGACTATCGAACGGCACATCGCTGCAGCCAAGGAGCTTTCCGAACGGCGGGACGTGTTGAAACAGGAGCGGGCGGAGCTGGACCGGTACGCGGTCTTTCTCAGCGCCTTGGCCTCTCTCGTTGAATCCACGAAAGAGACTCCTGACCTTGACTTTATCGGCCTCACGATCCGGGAGCCGGAGATGGTGGACCACTTGCGGGAGGCGATCTCGAGGATCACCGACTGGAAGTTCGAATTCATGACCGAGACCGCCGCGGATGGCACCCTCGTGGGGCTCATTACGGTCGAAAAGGACCTGTCCGAGCGGGTCAAGAAGGCTTTGAGCGATGAACATGTGCCGGAGCTGATCTTTCCGGCCAGTTTCAGTACGCTCACGTTTTCCGAGAAGGTCGTTTTCGTCAGGAACCGGATCGCCGAGGCGGCGGCCGGGATCGAGTATATCGACACGGAGCTGACCAGGCTGGCCACACGCTGGATGCCCATCTACACGAGCGTCAGGAACTGGATCGACGACCGGCTTTCCCTCCTTACGACGACCACGGCCACCTTCGAGACGCGAATGTGCTTTTTCATCAATGGGTGGATGCCCACCAGCGACCTTGCACGGCTCCGGAAAAGGATCGCGGATACCTACGACAGCAAGGTCGTAGTTGACGAGAAGGAAATGCGCGAAGAAGACCTCGAGCGCGTCCCCATTATCCTGAAGAACCCGGCCTACTTCAAGCCTTTCGAGATCTTTACGAGCATCCTTCCGCTCCCAGCCTACACCTCCTATGATCCGACGCCGTTCATCGGCATCTTTTTCCCGATCTTTTTCGGCATGATACTGGGCGATGCGGGGTATGGCCTGGTCCTCGGCATCCTCGCCTTCTTCCTGATGAAAAAGTTCCGGAAGCCGGGCATGGTCCGGGACGGCTCCAAAATCCTGATGGTCGCTTCGCTCTACTCCCTGTTCTTCGGCGTCCTTTTCGGAGAGTTCTTCGGCGACCTGCCGGAGCGGCTTTTCCACCTGAAACCCCTGTGCGTGGAGCGGCGCGAAGCAGTGATCCCCATGATCTATTTTGCCCTGAGCGTGGGCGTGGCCCACATCCTGCTGGGCCTCGTCCTGGGCGCCGTCACCGGTTTCAAGCACGGTGAGAAAAAGGAAGCTACCTACAAGGTCCTGAGTGTCGTGATCATTCTCGGCATGATCGCGGTCCTGGCTACGTTCTTCGGCGTTCTTCCGGCGCTGCTGACACGGCCAATTGTCATCGCGATCCTGTTCCTCACCCCCATCCTGTTCTTCACGGGCGGGCTGCTGGCCCCGCTCGAACTCCTGAAGAGCATCGGCAACATCATCTCCTATGTCCGTATCATGGCCATCGGTCTCACCTCGGTGCTGCTCGCCTTTGTCGCGAACCGTCTGGGCGGCGAGACCGGTGACATCGTTACGGGGCTCCTGGTCGCGGGCCTGATTCACCTGCTGAACATCGTCCTTGGAGTATTCTCGCCGACCATACACTCGCTCAGGCTCCACTATGTGGAGTTCTTCAGTAAGTTCATCGAGCCGGGCGGGCGTCGGTTCGAACCGCTGAAGAAGACATAA
- a CDS encoding transcriptional regulator — translation MKKRPKEAAVPSAMSDTPRHAIVSLLIGRQRSAKVLSSEIGIPEKEVYDHLEHVRRSLSKTGHHLMVTPAECKKCGFLFTKRERLKKPGKCPACRGESIHEPLFSIEVDPDRPDRTNVV, via the coding sequence ATGAAGAAGCGACCGAAAGAAGCTGCGGTTCCTTCAGCGATGTCCGATACGCCCCGCCACGCCATCGTTTCCCTCCTGATCGGCAGGCAGCGCTCGGCTAAGGTTCTTTCGTCCGAGATCGGCATCCCGGAGAAGGAGGTCTATGATCATCTCGAGCATGTCAGGCGGTCTTTGAGCAAGACCGGCCATCACCTCATGGTGACGCCGGCTGAATGCAAGAAGTGCGGGTTCCTTTTCACCAAGAGGGAACGGCTCAAGAAGCCCGGCAAATGCCCGGCCTGCAGGGGAGAATCAATTCATGAACCGCTCTTCTCGATCGAGGTCGACCCGGATCGACCGGATAGAACAAATGTAGTATAG